GCGAAGGACGGCGTCTGCCGCTCCGCGACCGAAGCCGCCGCGGCCTGCACCGGCCCGGGCACCTGCCCCGACGGCAAGTCGTGCATCGACAACCAGTGCAAGTGAGCTAGCTCACTCGACGTCGACCTGGATCGTCACGTACTCCGCGGTGAAGCGCTTGCGCAGCGCCGCGGTGATGCGCGCGCCGAGCTTCGGATCGGTCGAGGACGTCTCGACGTGCGCGGTGATCGCGTCGTGGCCGGTGCCGAGCGACCAGACGTGGAGCGCGTGGACCTTCCGCACGCCCTCGATCTTCATGATCGTGCGCTCCACCTTCGCGAGCGACAGGTGCGCCGGCGACGCCTCGAGGAGCACGAGCCCCGCGTCGCGGAGGAGCCGCACGGCGCCGATGAAGAGGATGAGGACGACGATGAAGCTCGCGATCGGATCCACGATCGGCGAGACGCCGAGGCGGATGAGGAGCCCCGCCATGAACGCCGCGAACGATCCGAGCGCGTCGCCGAGCAGGTGAAGCCACGCCCCGCGCAGGTTCAGCTGATGCCCGTGCGCGACCTTTCCGTGCGCGGTGTGGTCGTGGTCGTGCTCCGCGTCGTCGTCGTCATGGTCATGAGCGTGATCGTGCCCGTGCCCGTGCGAGTGGCCGTGGTGGTGATGCCCGTGCCCCATCGCGCCGTGGAGGAGCCACGCGTTGATGCCGTTGATGAAGAGCGCCGCGCTCGCGACGATGATCATGAGGCCCGAGCGTGGAGCCTCCGTCTGCTGGAGGTGCTCGATGCTGTCGCGCGTGATCTCGACGCAGGCGACGAGGACGAGGACGGCGTTCGTGAGGGCGGCGAGCGGCTCCGCGCGGCGGAGGCCGAACGTGAAGCGCGGGCTCGGCTTGCGTGAGGCGACCCGCATCGCGCCGAGGCTGATCGCCAGCGCGAAGACGTCCATCAACAGGTGGAACGCGTCGGCCTGGAGGACGTCGCTCCGCGCGATCTTCGCGCCGATGAGCTCGACGACGAAGAACGCGCTGATCATCACGAGGACGATGACGAGCCGCGCCGACGCCCGCTTCTCGCTCTTCGCGATCTCGGTCGACGTCTGCGGCACCGTCATCGTCGACGGCGGATGCTCGTGATCGTGGTCGTGATCGTGACCGTGGTCGTGATCGTGCGCCATCAGACGAGGTCGTAGTCTTCCGCCAGCGCGACGGCCGACGAGCCGGCGAGGACGCTCGTCGTCTCCTCGTCGCGCTCGACCGCGCAGAGGTAGAGGCTCGCGAGGATGGCGGGGTGGTCCTTGATGAGCCCGAGGAACTCCTCGCGCGGGAGGTGGAGCGTGACGGTGGGGTGCACGGCGACGACGTCGGCGTTGGCCTTGCGGCGGAGGACGAGCGCGACCTCGCCGACGGTCTCGCCGACGCCGAGGCTCGCGATCTGGAAGTTCTCGCCGCTGTCCTCGCGCCCCACGACGCCGACCTCCCCCGACGCGATGAGGTGGAGCCCGCTCGTGTCGCGCCCGTTCTCGATCAGCTTGTCGCCGGTCTCGAAGACCTTCGTCTCGAAGCGCTCCACGAGCGCGGGACGCTCTGCGCTCGGCACCGAGAGGAGCACCCTCGACACGCGGAGGAGGTTCGCGACCATGCGGCGGCGGCAGTGCGCGGCGAGCTCGACGCCGACGTCGGGCCGCGTGAGCGCGACCGCCTCGAGCGCCTCGCGCCGCGCGACGAGCAGGATCGACGGCCGGTGCGCGACCACGCTCGCGGCGCGGGGGGCGCGCGAGAGGAGCGCCATCTCGCCGAAGAGCGCGCCGTTCGCGAGGCGCGCGAGGTCGATCGGGCGGCCGTCGTCGTCGTCCTTGCGCCGCACGACGAGCTCGCCGCGCGCGACGATGTACGCCTCCGCGCCCTCTTCGCCTTCGACGATCACCTCTTTCCCCGCCGGGACCGTGATCATCTCGAAGCAGCCGATGAGCGCGCGGAGCCCCTCCTTCTCGAGCGCGCTGAAGAGCGGGATCGGCGAGACGAGCGGCGGCTCCCCGTCCGCGAGCTCGTCGTACTCCGCCCTCGCCCCGTGGATGATCTGCGTCGCCTTCGAGAGGAGCGCAGGGCCGGTGAGGAACGACGAGAGCGGCTGGAAGCTCTCCGCGGACGGGAGCGGCGGCGGCGGCGGCGCGGCGTCCTCCGAGAGGCGCGGCGAGCCGAGGCAGAACGCGGCCGCGATCTCCTCGAGGTGCTCGTCCACGTTCGCGCCGAGCATCTTGAGGTCGCCGACCGCCGCGACCGCGAGCGGGAGGTTGCCGGTGTCGATCGCGCGCTTCACGCCGAGGACGAAGCCCTCGACCGCCGCCTCGGTGCGCCCCGCGTCGGCGAGGAGTCGGCACGTGAGGATGAGCGCGGAGGACACCGACGCGTCCTGCTGGACGACCGCTGCGCTCCATCGCAGCGCCGCCTCGCGCTCGCCCGCGAGGAGCAAGGCGAGCGCGCGATCGAGGGGGGAGTCGACCGTCTGCGCACCAGGCAGGACCGGCGGGGCGACGCGCATGCCGGCGTCATAGTACTCTAGTCTTGTTCGAGAGGGCTCTGCCCTCTCGAGCTCTCCCGCCGGGGGTTTCTCTTTCTTGTTCGAGAGGGCTCTGCCCTCTCGAGCTCTCCCGCCGGGGGTTTCTCAGCGCGCGGGGCGCGCTTCGACGCCCCCGGACCCCCGCGAGAGGGAGGGGGCCTTGGGTTATCGTCTTCGTCGCGGGATTCGGGGCGGCGGTCTCCCGGACCCCCGCGAGAGGGAGGGGGCCTTGGGTTATTCGTCTTCGTCGCGGGATTCGGGGCGGCGGTCGATGAAGGCGCTCATTGCGTTTGCGGTCGCGGTCACGAGCGGGACCACCTTCGGGTAGTCCATTCGCGTCGGGCCGATGACGCCGACGGCGCCGGACGTGCGACCGTGCTGGTTGGAATACGACGCGCCGACGATCGCGATCTGGCCGCCGGCGAGGTCGCCCGCTTCGCGCCCGACGACGACGCTCGCGCCTCCCGACGCGAGGGTCGCGTCGAGCAGGCGGACGATCGCGGCGACGTCGTCCTCGAGCGCGGACACGAGGCCCTTGAGGCCCGCCGCGTCGGAGAACTCCGGCAGCTGGAGGAGCTTCGAGCGTCCTTCGATGACGACGTCGGAGCCGGTGTCGGCCGCCGCGACCGCGGCCTCGCCGAGGGCGTACGCGCGCTTCTTCACCTCGTCTTGTTGCACGCGCTCGGTCTGGAGGCGCCGCTCGAACAGCTCGCGCAGCTCGCCGAGCGAGCGGCCGTCGATCACGTCGTCGAGGAGGTTGTGGATCTTCTCGAGGTCGCGATCGGAGACGTCGACCTTCAAGAAGCGGTTCTGCACCGTGCCGTTCGTCAACACGACGACGGCGAGCACCTCGCCCGGGAGCGTGCGGATGAAGCGGAGCTGGCGGAGCGTCATCGTCTCGGCCTTGGGCGCGACGACGACCGCGGCCGCGCCGGAGAGGTCCGAGAGGAGACGCCCCGTCTCGCGGAGGAAGTTCGGGCCCGGCTCGATCTCGCGGAAGCGCTGGAGGAGCTCCTTGTTCTCCGCGTCGGTGAGCTGGCGCACCTCCATCATCGCGTCGATGAAGAGGCGGAACGCCTTGTCGGTCGGGACGCGGCCCGCGCTCGTGTGCGGCTGGTGGAGGTAGCCGAGCTCCTCGAGGTCCGAGAGCGTGTTGCGGATGCTCGCCGGAGAAAGCTCGATGCCGCGCTTCGACAGCGTGCGCGAGCCCACGGGCTCGCCGGTCGCGACGAACTCCGTGATGCATGCGTAGAGGATCTGCTTCGCTCGCGGCGAGAGGTCCGGCATGTCGACGTGGATTATAGCTCTTGCTAGAAGAGGCGGCGATGGGTCGCGGCTGCATCACCGCCGTCGTCTTGGCGCTGCCGCTCCTCGGCGCGTGCAAGCTCCTCCCGCTCGGGCGGACCCCGCCTCCGCGCGTCTCGCTCGCGACGGTGGGCGATCCGGACCCGCCGGCCCCCGCCGCGCCGAGCCCGCCCGACGACGAGCCCGAGCTCGTGGCGGCCGACGACCACGAGGACGACGAGCCGGAGGGCCTGCCCCCCGCCGCCGACGGCGTCGCGGCCGCCTCGCAGTACGCCGCGCTCGATCGCGCGACCTGCGAGGGCGAGCTCCGCCACCGGAAGATCGCGTTCACGCGCGTCGAGGAGGCGCGCGGCGTCGTCGCGCCGGTCCGCCTCGACGGGCCGCTCGGCGGGAGCGTGAAGTTCCGCTCGAACCTGCCCTCCGCGAGGGCGCGCGTCTCGCCGTACGACGTCTACGACTGCCGGCTCGTGCTCGCGCTCGACGACTTCGCGCACCTCCTCGCGAAGCACGACGTGGTCGAGGTCGTACACCTCTCGGTGTGGCGGCCGGTGTCGTCGAAGACGGTGCTCAAGGGACCCGGGCGGCGGCACAGCGGAGCGCTCGCGATCGACGCCGCGATCTTCAAGCGCGCCGACGGCACGAGCCTCTCGGTCCTGAAGGACTTCCACGGCCGCATCGGCGCGCGCCCCTGCCCCGCGCCGGAGTCCGCGTCGGAGCTCAGGAAAATCGCGTGCGAGGCGAACCAGGCCCGCCTCTTCAACGTGCTTTTGACGCCCGACTACAACTGGGCGCACCGAAATCATTTTCATCTGGAAGTGACGGCCGGCGTGAAGTGGACCTTCGTGAGGTAGGTAGCGTTCGACCGCGCGCGGGTGTATGGCCGCGCCGCCCATGACGACGAGCACGAAAGCCGAGGTCCTTCCCCTCGCCCCCGGCGTCCCCGCGCAGCGGAACGTCGGCGAGCATCCGCTCGCTCTCTACCTCCTGTTCTTCACCGAGATGTGGGAGCGCTTCTCGTACTACGGGATGCGCGCGTTGCTCGTCTATTACATGACGAAGCACATCCTCCTCGACGAGTGGAAGGATCGCGTCATCGGCCACGCCGCGATCATGGGCGGCCTCACGAAGGTCTTCGGGGTGATGGACCTCGACGCGCAGTCGTCGCAGATCTACGGCCTCTACACCGCCTTCGTGTACCTCACGCCGCTCGCGGGCGGCATGATCGCCGACCGCTTCATCGGGCAGCGGAAGAGCGTGTACATCGGCGGCGTCATCATGGCGACCGGTCAGTTCGTGCTGACGCAGGACCGCTTCTTCTACTTCGGGCTCCTCCTCCTCATCATCGGCAACGGCTTCTTCAAGCCGAACATCTCGACCCAGGTCGGCGCGCTCTATCCGAAGGGCGACGAGCGGCGCGACCGCGCGTTCATGATCTTCTACGTCGGCATCAACGTCGGCGCGCTCCTCGCTCCGCTCGTCTGCGGCACGCTCGGGGAGAAGGTCGGCTGGCCCTACGGCTTCGGCGCCGCCGGCGTCGGCATGATCCTCGGCCTCGTCCTCTACACGTTCGCGCAGAAGTACCTCGCGCCCGACAACGTGATGAAGAAGGCGGCCGCCGCCGCGGAGGCGAAAGAGGAGGAGAAGGTCGAGCCGTTCACGAAGGACGAGTGGGGTCGCATCCTCGGCCTCTGCACGCTCTGCCTCCTCAACGTCCTGTTCTGGGGCGTCTACGAGCAGCAGGGCAACACGCTCGCGAAGTGGGCGGACAAGCACACCGATCGCGTCCTCCTCGGCTGGGAGGTCCCCGGCTCGTGGCTCCAGGCCGTGAACCCGTCGATGATCTTCGCGTTCACCCCGCTCATCATCGGCTTCTGGAAGAAGCAGGCGACGCAGGGCAAGGAGCCGTCGAGCGTCGCGAAGATGGCGACCGGCTGCGGGATCATGGGCGTCGGCTACGCGCTGATGGCGCTCGCCGCGATCGTCTCCGGCGGCCAGGGCGCGAGCGTGCTCTGGCTCGTCGGCGCGACGTCGCTGCTCACGCTCGGCGAGCTCTATCTCTCGCCGGTCGGCCTCTCGCTCGTGACGAAGGTCGCGCCCGGGCGCGTCGTCTCGATGATGATGGGCATGTGGTTCATCTCGAGCTTCCTCGGGAACTACCTCCAGGGCTACCTCGGGACGTACTGGAACAAGATGGAGAAGAGCA
The DNA window shown above is from Labilithrix sp. and carries:
- a CDS encoding cyclic nucleotide-binding domain-containing protein — translated: MRVAPPVLPGAQTVDSPLDRALALLLAGEREAALRWSAAVVQQDASVSSALILTCRLLADAGRTEAAVEGFVLGVKRAIDTGNLPLAVAAVGDLKMLGANVDEHLEEIAAAFCLGSPRLSEDAAPPPPPLPSAESFQPLSSFLTGPALLSKATQIIHGARAEYDELADGEPPLVSPIPLFSALEKEGLRALIGCFEMITVPAGKEVIVEGEEGAEAYIVARGELVVRRKDDDDGRPIDLARLANGALFGEMALLSRAPRAASVVAHRPSILLVARREALEAVALTRPDVGVELAAHCRRRMVANLLRVSRVLLSVPSAERPALVERFETKVFETGDKLIENGRDTSGLHLIASGEVGVVGREDSGENFQIASLGVGETVGEVALVLRRKANADVVAVHPTVTLHLPREEFLGLIKDHPAILASLYLCAVERDEETTSVLAGSSAVALAEDYDLV
- the hrcA gene encoding heat-inducible transcription repressor HrcA, with amino-acid sequence MPDLSPRAKQILYACITEFVATGEPVGSRTLSKRGIELSPASIRNTLSDLEELGYLHQPHTSAGRVPTDKAFRLFIDAMMEVRQLTDAENKELLQRFREIEPGPNFLRETGRLLSDLSGAAAVVVAPKAETMTLRQLRFIRTLPGEVLAVVVLTNGTVQNRFLKVDVSDRDLEKIHNLLDDVIDGRSLGELRELFERRLQTERVQQDEVKKRAYALGEAAVAAADTGSDVVIEGRSKLLQLPEFSDAAGLKGLVSALEDDVAAIVRLLDATLASGGASVVVGREAGDLAGGQIAIVGASYSNQHGRTSGAVGVIGPTRMDYPKVVPLVTATANAMSAFIDRRPESRDEDE
- a CDS encoding peptide MFS transporter codes for the protein MTTSTKAEVLPLAPGVPAQRNVGEHPLALYLLFFTEMWERFSYYGMRALLVYYMTKHILLDEWKDRVIGHAAIMGGLTKVFGVMDLDAQSSQIYGLYTAFVYLTPLAGGMIADRFIGQRKSVYIGGVIMATGQFVLTQDRFFYFGLLLLIIGNGFFKPNISTQVGALYPKGDERRDRAFMIFYVGINVGALLAPLVCGTLGEKVGWPYGFGAAGVGMILGLVLYTFAQKYLAPDNVMKKAAAAAEAKEEEKVEPFTKDEWGRILGLCTLCLLNVLFWGVYEQQGNTLAKWADKHTDRVLLGWEVPGSWLQAVNPSMIFAFTPLIIGFWKKQATQGKEPSSVAKMATGCGIMGVGYALMALAAIVSGGQGASVLWLVGATSLLTLGELYLSPVGLSLVTKVAPGRVVSMMMGMWFISSFLGNYLQGYLGTYWNKMEKSTFFFMLTGLSFLAAGSMLAVMVPLKKALGENRAPAGKGAGPAESAVNDEDEALKKVEAAE
- a CDS encoding cation transporter, encoding MAHDHDHGHDHDHDHEHPPSTMTVPQTSTEIAKSEKRASARLVIVLVMISAFFVVELIGAKIARSDVLQADAFHLLMDVFALAISLGAMRVASRKPSPRFTFGLRRAEPLAALTNAVLVLVACVEITRDSIEHLQQTEAPRSGLMIIVASAALFINGINAWLLHGAMGHGHHHHGHSHGHGHDHAHDHDDDDAEHDHDHTAHGKVAHGHQLNLRGAWLHLLGDALGSFAAFMAGLLIRLGVSPIVDPIASFIVVLILFIGAVRLLRDAGLVLLEASPAHLSLAKVERTIMKIEGVRKVHALHVWSLGTGHDAITAHVETSSTDPKLGARITAALRKRFTAEYVTIQVDVE
- a CDS encoding extensin family protein — protein: MGRGCITAVVLALPLLGACKLLPLGRTPPPRVSLATVGDPDPPAPAAPSPPDDEPELVAADDHEDDEPEGLPPAADGVAAASQYAALDRATCEGELRHRKIAFTRVEEARGVVAPVRLDGPLGGSVKFRSNLPSARARVSPYDVYDCRLVLALDDFAHLLAKHDVVEVVHLSVWRPVSSKTVLKGPGRRHSGALAIDAAIFKRADGTSLSVLKDFHGRIGARPCPAPESASELRKIACEANQARLFNVLLTPDYNWAHRNHFHLEVTAGVKWTFVR